One segment of Synechococcus sp. A15-24 DNA contains the following:
- a CDS encoding citrate synthase produces the protein MAQQQSGDLRHARTGIELRPGLDGVPATQSAICDINGEQGLLTYRGYPMQDLSANSCFLETAFLLIWGELPSRDQLAEFEHAVQMHRRVSFRVRDMMKCFPASGHPMDALQSSAASLGLFYSRRAIDDPQYVYDAVVRLIAKIPTMVAAFQLIRKGQDPIQPRDDLAYSANFLYMLTEREPDPLAARIFDRCLMLHAEHSLNASTFSARVTASTLTDPYAVVASAVGTLAGPLHGGANEDVLAMLEEVGTPENAGAYLDEAMAAKRKIMGFGHREYKVKDPRAVILQALVEEMFARFGHDELYDVAVAIEREAESRLGPKGIYPNVDFYSGLVYCKLGIPRDLFTPVFAIARVAGWLAHWREQLGANRIFRPSQIYSGSQPRAWMPMDERVTAPAA, from the coding sequence GTGGCTCAGCAGCAGTCAGGGGACCTGCGCCATGCGCGGACAGGCATCGAACTACGACCCGGTCTGGATGGTGTGCCGGCCACCCAGTCCGCGATCTGTGACATCAATGGCGAGCAGGGGCTGCTGACCTACCGCGGCTACCCAATGCAGGATCTGTCGGCCAACAGCTGCTTCCTGGAGACAGCCTTTTTGCTGATCTGGGGGGAGCTACCCAGCCGCGATCAGCTGGCGGAGTTCGAGCACGCCGTACAGATGCACCGGCGGGTGAGCTTCCGGGTGCGGGACATGATGAAGTGCTTTCCTGCCAGTGGGCATCCGATGGATGCGCTGCAATCCAGCGCAGCATCCCTGGGGCTGTTCTATTCCCGTCGGGCCATCGACGATCCGCAGTACGTGTATGACGCGGTGGTGCGGCTGATCGCCAAGATCCCCACGATGGTTGCGGCCTTCCAGCTGATTCGGAAGGGCCAGGATCCGATTCAGCCCCGCGACGACCTGGCCTACTCCGCCAATTTCCTCTACATGCTCACCGAGCGTGAGCCGGATCCTCTGGCGGCGCGCATCTTCGACCGTTGCCTGATGCTTCACGCCGAGCACAGCCTCAACGCCAGCACCTTCAGCGCCCGCGTCACCGCGAGCACACTCACCGATCCCTACGCCGTGGTGGCCTCGGCGGTGGGCACCCTTGCCGGACCTCTGCATGGGGGAGCCAATGAAGATGTGCTGGCGATGCTGGAAGAGGTGGGAACCCCTGAGAACGCCGGCGCCTATCTCGATGAGGCCATGGCGGCCAAGCGCAAGATCATGGGCTTCGGCCACCGTGAATACAAGGTGAAGGATCCCCGTGCGGTGATTCTTCAGGCCTTGGTGGAGGAGATGTTCGCCCGCTTTGGCCACGATGAGCTCTACGACGTGGCGGTGGCGATCGAGCGGGAGGCGGAGTCTCGCCTCGGGCCCAAGGGCATCTACCCCAACGTCGATTTCTATTCAGGCCTCGTCTACTGCAAGCTCGGCATTCCCAGGGATTTGTTCACGCCGGTGTTCGCCATCGCACGCGTGGCTGGCTGGCTGGCCCATTGGCGGGAGCAGCTCGGGGCCAATCGCATTTTCCGGCCCTCTCAGATCTATTCGGGCTCACAGCCACGCGCGTGGATGCCCATGGATGAGCGTGTCACCGCTCCGGCCGCTTAA
- a CDS encoding histidine phosphatase family protein, protein MPDSSLVELVLLRHGIAVERFEGRDAVDRPLTAKGRRRTQGVMEALVAGGLRLDRLVTSPYDRALETAQIALQAGLAPVLDSDERLCPGGPVAEVLNDHSGCVALVGHEPDLGLLACDLLGLPPGSLRIRKAGVVQLRFGPGGWTLEGLLRPKLLLGSLGF, encoded by the coding sequence ATGCCCGACTCGAGCTTGGTTGAGCTGGTGCTGCTGCGCCACGGCATTGCCGTGGAACGGTTTGAGGGGCGAGATGCCGTCGATCGGCCGCTGACGGCGAAGGGTCGCCGCCGCACCCAGGGGGTGATGGAGGCACTGGTGGCGGGTGGTCTGCGGCTGGATCGGTTGGTCACCAGTCCTTATGACCGGGCGCTGGAGACAGCACAGATCGCACTGCAGGCCGGCCTGGCCCCTGTGCTGGACAGTGACGAGCGGCTCTGCCCCGGCGGACCTGTCGCTGAGGTGCTCAACGACCACAGCGGTTGCGTTGCCCTGGTGGGCCATGAGCCGGACCTTGGCTTGCTGGCCTGTGACCTGCTGGGGCTGCCGCCTGGATCCCTGCGGATCCGAAAGGCCGGAGTGGTGCAGCTTCGGTTCGGGCCTGGGGGCTGGACGCTCGAGGGACTGCTGCGGCCGAAACTACTGCTGGGTAGCCTGGGATTCTGA
- a CDS encoding DUF3352 domain-containing protein: MQARSFLTALAAALLSLVLVTTGLLWGLERRSPLHLVDQPLQLPRAARFVPRDAALSVHWLADSASLPAYAQAVAPPRQRRTARDGMRQWRDGAFALAGLDFDAELASWVGPDLSLTLLDASDTPGWVLGLTSTDSDGARRFLQRFWQTRSLAGTDLQISSYRGMGLISGRGALVGRDPQPLATALIDDDLVLLASGRGVLERALDVSQLQQQHQLGDEQLGRDIAELGHGMALITASPNALRRWFELPSALSGLEGMVAALQADNADLLVEGRLRWQERIEAAPWAVQQDLVAGSGGRASLMAQLQDPRRLLDPDELHPLAQWLGPVLKRHLAQQPAALALLELDDGPLLLQQQPEGWLLATSHGQPELSAVDDQLKAQGLAQSDLSGDGEAIQVWTRLKRQRGRSAGVDASLAVARSADRDRDWWGETLPSLLQRQDSRALEPRLQQWRNLSHLKSTPAHSLMLASKPARTVLADWQPWTLLQAMAGQTLQPRIQGLSLSLETDRQDEGRSVLPLHARLELG, translated from the coding sequence ATGCAGGCCCGCTCCTTTCTGACGGCCCTGGCCGCTGCCCTGCTCTCCCTGGTGCTGGTGACCACCGGCTTGCTCTGGGGGCTGGAACGGCGCAGTCCGCTGCACCTGGTTGATCAACCGCTGCAACTGCCGCGAGCGGCCCGTTTTGTTCCCCGTGATGCTGCCCTGTCCGTGCATTGGCTGGCCGACAGTGCGAGTCTTCCGGCCTACGCCCAGGCTGTGGCGCCGCCGCGGCAGCGGCGGACAGCCCGGGACGGGATGCGTCAGTGGCGTGATGGTGCCTTCGCGTTGGCGGGGCTTGATTTCGACGCTGAACTCGCCAGCTGGGTTGGGCCGGACCTCAGCCTCACCCTGCTGGATGCCAGTGATACGCCGGGTTGGGTGCTGGGGTTGACGAGCACGGACAGCGATGGGGCCCGTCGCTTTCTGCAGCGCTTTTGGCAGACCCGCAGCCTGGCGGGCACCGATCTGCAGATCAGCAGTTACCGCGGCATGGGACTGATCAGTGGTCGTGGTGCTCTGGTGGGACGGGACCCGCAGCCTCTGGCGACGGCCCTGATTGACGATGACCTGGTGCTGTTGGCCTCCGGGAGGGGGGTATTGGAGCGAGCTCTGGATGTGTCTCAGCTGCAGCAGCAGCATCAGCTCGGGGATGAGCAGCTGGGGCGGGACATTGCCGAGCTGGGCCATGGGATGGCATTGATCACGGCATCCCCTAATGCGTTGCGGCGGTGGTTTGAGCTGCCATCGGCCCTGAGCGGGCTGGAGGGGATGGTGGCTGCCCTGCAGGCGGACAACGCTGATCTGCTTGTGGAGGGCCGGCTGCGCTGGCAGGAGCGGATCGAGGCCGCACCATGGGCTGTTCAGCAGGATCTGGTAGCGGGTTCAGGCGGTCGCGCCAGCCTGATGGCTCAGCTGCAGGACCCACGCCGTCTGCTCGATCCGGATGAGCTCCATCCCCTAGCGCAGTGGCTGGGCCCCGTGCTCAAGCGGCACCTTGCGCAACAGCCGGCGGCCCTGGCTCTGCTGGAGCTCGATGATGGCCCGTTGTTGCTGCAGCAACAGCCCGAGGGCTGGCTGCTGGCCACAAGCCATGGCCAGCCTGAACTGTCAGCGGTGGACGACCAGCTCAAGGCCCAGGGTCTGGCCCAGTCCGATCTGAGCGGTGATGGTGAAGCGATTCAGGTATGGACCCGTCTGAAGCGGCAACGGGGCCGCAGCGCTGGTGTGGACGCCAGCCTCGCGGTGGCGCGATCCGCCGATCGCGATCGCGATTGGTGGGGTGAAACCCTGCCATCACTTCTGCAGCGGCAGGACAGTCGGGCTCTGGAACCACGCCTTCAGCAATGGCGCAACCTCAGTCACCTCAAGTCCACCCCGGCCCATTCGTTGATGCTGGCTTCCAAACCGGCCCGTACCGTGCTGGCGGACTGGCAGCCCTGGACCTTGCTGCAGGCCATGGCTGGACAGACCCTCCAGCCACGGATCCAGGGGCTCAGCCTCAGCCTGGAGACCGATCGTCAAGATGAAGGCCGGTCCGTTCTTCCCCTGCATGCCCGACTCGAGCTTGGTTGA
- a CDS encoding rhodanese-like domain-containing protein, translating into MEPLTPRPIQARDLQSWLQDDRPDPLLVDVREDAELDLARFPADVLHWPLSRSDAWLESVPQQLADGRPVVVICHAGVRSLHLGLWLLQQMPELEVWNLERGIDAWSVHVDSSVPRY; encoded by the coding sequence ATGGAACCGCTCACCCCACGACCGATTCAGGCCCGGGATCTGCAGTCCTGGCTGCAGGACGACCGCCCCGATCCCCTGCTGGTGGACGTTCGGGAGGACGCCGAACTGGATCTGGCCCGCTTCCCTGCGGACGTGTTGCATTGGCCTCTGAGCCGCTCCGACGCCTGGCTGGAGTCCGTACCGCAACAGTTGGCGGATGGCAGACCGGTGGTGGTGATCTGCCATGCGGGCGTGCGCAGCCTCCATCTCGGACTGTGGCTGCTGCAACAGATGCCGGAGCTGGAGGTGTGGAACCTTGAGAGGGGAATTGATGCCTGGAGTGTGCACGTGGATTCGTCGGTTCCCCGTTACTGA
- the hrcA gene encoding heat-inducible transcriptional repressor HrcA: MKPLSARQQQVLQATVHHYVDTMEPVGSRTLVQRFSIPASSATVRSAMGALEKRGLLTQPHTSAGRIPSALGYRHYVDDLLPEPGVAVQHLERELTGLSLRWAALDDLLQQLARRLTDFTGLMSLITRPQQPRAQLEAIRLVQSGDRLLVMLVEDSGRASHLNLRLPPGAGDELTAMERWTDQQLEDGSINWRSLPPQLQRSGDVLRSALDHPSMSPETPLVVHGLSRLVGEPEFHSTSELRPLLELIDDQPCAVVSATDQPAVWIGEEHPQKALQACSVVQAPYRCGQEGVGQVALVGPMRMAYATSHAAVRRVARHLDLLLN, translated from the coding sequence ATGAAACCGCTGTCCGCCCGGCAACAACAGGTGCTGCAGGCCACGGTGCACCACTACGTGGACACGATGGAACCGGTGGGCAGCCGCACGCTGGTGCAGCGCTTCAGCATTCCCGCCAGCTCCGCCACGGTCCGTTCGGCCATGGGTGCCCTGGAGAAACGGGGTCTGCTGACCCAGCCCCACACTTCAGCGGGCCGCATCCCCAGCGCCCTGGGTTACCGCCATTACGTGGACGACCTGCTGCCGGAACCGGGGGTGGCTGTGCAGCACCTCGAACGGGAACTCACAGGCCTGAGCCTGCGCTGGGCAGCACTGGACGACCTGTTGCAGCAACTGGCCCGGCGCCTGACCGACTTCACCGGGCTGATGAGCCTGATCACCCGCCCGCAGCAACCCCGCGCACAGCTGGAGGCCATCCGCCTAGTGCAGAGCGGTGATCGGCTGCTGGTGATGCTGGTGGAGGACAGCGGCCGCGCCAGCCACCTCAACCTGCGCCTTCCGCCCGGTGCCGGTGACGAACTGACGGCCATGGAGCGCTGGACCGATCAGCAATTGGAAGACGGCAGCATCAACTGGCGGTCTTTGCCACCCCAGCTGCAACGCAGCGGCGACGTGCTGCGCAGCGCACTGGACCATCCATCGATGTCACCCGAGACGCCCCTCGTGGTGCATGGCCTCTCAAGGCTGGTAGGCGAGCCGGAATTCCACAGCACCTCAGAGCTGCGGCCACTTCTTGAGCTGATTGATGACCAACCCTGTGCCGTGGTGAGTGCCACCGATCAACCGGCCGTCTGGATCGGGGAGGAGCATCCGCAGAAGGCCCTGCAAGCCTGTTCGGTGGTCCAGGCCCCCTACCGCTGCGGCCAGGAAGGGGTGGGTCAGGTGGCGTTGGTGGGTCCGATGCGGATGGCTTACGCCACCTCTCACGCCGCCGTGCGACGGGTGGCCCGCCACCTCGACCTGCTGCTCAACTGA
- the trpB gene encoding tryptophan synthase subunit beta yields the protein MTSTLPNASTPDPASLQPSVRPGAHGRFGRFGGQYVPETLMPALAQLEQAAAQAWNDPAFTAELNRLLKNYVGRATPLYEAERLTAHYRRADGGPRIWLKREDLNHTGAHKINNALGQALLALRMGKKRIIAETGAGQHGVATATVCARFGLECVIYMGAEDMRRQALNVFRMRLLGAKVQPVTAGTATLKDATSEAIRDWVTNVESTHYILGSVAGPHPYPMLVRDFHAVIGQEARQQCREAFGRLPDVLMACVGGGSNAMGLFHPFVECTNVRLIGVEAAGDGVATGRHAATITEGRAGVLHGAMSLLLQDSDGQVQEAHSISAGLDYPGVGPEHSYLREIGRAEYGAVTDQQALDALRLASELEGIIPALETAHAFAWLEQLCPTLPDGSEVVINCSGRGDKDVNTVAEKLGDQL from the coding sequence GTGACCAGCACCCTGCCGAACGCCAGCACTCCGGATCCCGCCAGCCTGCAACCGTCTGTGCGTCCAGGAGCCCACGGACGCTTCGGTCGCTTCGGTGGGCAGTACGTCCCGGAGACCCTGATGCCGGCCCTGGCGCAGCTGGAGCAGGCGGCGGCCCAGGCCTGGAACGACCCAGCTTTCACCGCAGAACTCAACCGGCTACTGAAGAACTACGTCGGTCGGGCCACACCTCTGTATGAGGCTGAACGCCTCACGGCCCATTACCGCCGCGCCGATGGCGGCCCCCGCATCTGGCTGAAGCGTGAGGACCTGAATCACACCGGAGCCCACAAGATCAACAACGCCCTTGGTCAGGCGTTACTGGCCCTGCGCATGGGCAAGAAGCGGATCATTGCGGAAACCGGCGCTGGCCAGCACGGTGTGGCCACCGCCACCGTCTGCGCTCGTTTCGGCCTCGAGTGCGTGATCTACATGGGCGCTGAGGACATGCGCCGTCAGGCCCTCAATGTGTTCCGCATGCGCCTGCTAGGGGCCAAGGTTCAACCGGTCACGGCCGGCACCGCCACCCTCAAGGACGCCACCAGCGAAGCGATCCGCGACTGGGTCACCAACGTGGAATCCACCCACTACATCCTCGGTTCCGTTGCTGGCCCGCATCCCTACCCCATGCTCGTGCGGGATTTCCATGCCGTGATCGGTCAGGAAGCCCGTCAGCAGTGCCGCGAGGCCTTCGGGCGCCTGCCGGATGTGCTGATGGCCTGCGTGGGCGGTGGCTCCAATGCCATGGGGCTGTTCCACCCCTTCGTGGAATGCACCAATGTCCGTTTGATCGGTGTCGAGGCCGCCGGTGATGGCGTGGCCACCGGTCGCCATGCCGCCACGATCACCGAAGGCCGCGCCGGGGTGCTCCATGGCGCCATGAGCCTGCTGCTCCAGGACTCCGACGGCCAGGTGCAGGAAGCCCACTCCATCAGCGCTGGTCTCGATTACCCCGGCGTGGGTCCCGAGCACAGCTATCTGCGCGAGATCGGACGGGCTGAGTACGGCGCTGTCACCGACCAGCAGGCCCTGGATGCCCTGCGTCTGGCCAGCGAGCTGGAGGGCATCATTCCAGCCTTGGAGACTGCCCATGCCTTCGCCTGGCTGGAGCAGCTCTGCCCCACCTTGCCCGACGGCAGCGAGGTGGTGATCAACTGCTCCGGTCGTGGCGATAAAGACGTCAACACCGTGGCTGAAAAGCTGGGTGATCAGCTCTGA
- a CDS encoding translation initiation factor, translating to MPKGGWQEFSSADSLQRPAAPAASTPKAQQMVRVQPTRGGKGGKTVTVIRGLELDAAGFKALLKKLKTRIGSGGTAKDGVIELQGDQVALALDLLTKEGYSPKRAGG from the coding sequence ATGCCGAAAGGCGGCTGGCAGGAATTCAGCAGCGCTGACAGCCTGCAGCGCCCGGCCGCACCGGCGGCCAGCACCCCCAAAGCGCAGCAGATGGTGCGGGTGCAGCCCACCCGTGGCGGCAAGGGCGGCAAAACCGTGACGGTGATCCGGGGGCTGGAGCTGGACGCAGCTGGGTTCAAGGCCCTGCTTAAGAAACTGAAAACCAGGATCGGCAGCGGCGGCACCGCCAAGGACGGCGTGATCGAACTGCAGGGGGATCAGGTGGCGCTGGCCCTGGACCTGCTGACCAAGGAGGGCTACAGCCCAAAGCGCGCTGGTGGTTAA
- the cysC gene encoding adenylyl-sulfate kinase: protein MSASPTYGELTNQGASTNIAWHQASVDRAARAEQRGHSSAILWFTGLSGSGKSTLANAVNAALFQRGLATYVLDGDNVRHGLCKDLGFSDADREENIRRIGEVAKLFLDSGVIVLTAFVSPFRADRDKARALVDDGDFIEIHCAADLEVCESRDPKGLYAKARAGQIKEFTGISSPYEAPEAAELKIDTGTQELAESVDLVIKALQERGVIPAV from the coding sequence ATGTCCGCCAGCCCCACCTACGGAGAGCTCACCAACCAGGGGGCGTCTACCAACATCGCCTGGCACCAGGCTTCGGTGGATCGGGCTGCACGGGCTGAGCAGCGCGGTCATAGCAGCGCCATCCTCTGGTTCACCGGCCTTTCCGGGTCCGGCAAAAGCACCTTGGCCAATGCCGTCAACGCTGCCCTGTTCCAACGGGGCCTGGCGACCTATGTGCTGGATGGCGACAACGTGCGCCACGGCCTCTGCAAGGACCTGGGCTTTTCCGATGCCGATCGCGAAGAGAACATCCGTCGCATCGGCGAGGTGGCCAAGTTGTTTCTGGACTCCGGCGTCATCGTGCTGACGGCCTTCGTGTCCCCCTTCCGCGCCGACCGGGACAAAGCCCGCGCCTTGGTGGACGACGGTGATTTCATCGAAATCCACTGCGCCGCGGATCTGGAGGTCTGCGAATCACGCGATCCCAAGGGTCTCTATGCCAAGGCTCGTGCCGGCCAGATCAAGGAATTCACCGGCATCTCCAGCCCCTACGAAGCGCCAGAGGCCGCAGAACTCAAGATTGACACCGGCACCCAGGAGCTCGCCGAATCGGTTGATCTGGTGATCAAGGCGCTGCAGGAACGGGGGGTGATTCCGGCGGTTTGA
- a CDS encoding AI-2E family transporter, which translates to MTSWPAWLRLGLVLPLLGLNAFVLKRVLVQFAPFPGLFLTAALIAFLLDLPCRWLMGRGLSRIGSITMVMLLTVGLLVLAAVELVPLLVAQLSQLISASPALLAAAEAWINQGQSWALDHGLPADFADLSSDLISQISRVATQFSQRLLGILGATVGTTINVLIILVLAVFLLLGADSIAAGLLQWLPPRWRGLVGSTLDRTFRGYFAGQVVLALILSAGQLVVFTVLEIPYGVLFAVLIGFTTLIPYASALTIVFVSAVLGVQDPRTGIELLAAAIVVGQIVDQVIQPRLMGSIVGLQPAWLLIALPIGSRLGAILGVGDLLGLLLAVPVASCVKSLADAARTGVKPPESPPVPAAP; encoded by the coding sequence ATGACCTCCTGGCCGGCCTGGCTGCGTCTCGGATTGGTGCTGCCGCTGCTGGGGTTGAACGCCTTTGTGCTCAAACGGGTGTTGGTGCAGTTCGCCCCGTTTCCCGGTCTGTTCCTGACGGCAGCTTTGATCGCGTTTCTGCTCGACCTGCCCTGCCGCTGGCTGATGGGCCGAGGCCTCTCGCGCATCGGCTCGATAACCATGGTGATGCTGCTCACCGTGGGTCTGCTGGTGCTGGCGGCCGTGGAGCTGGTGCCGCTGTTGGTTGCGCAGCTCAGTCAGCTGATCAGCGCCTCGCCGGCACTGCTTGCTGCGGCTGAAGCCTGGATCAACCAAGGGCAGTCCTGGGCACTCGATCATGGTTTACCCGCGGACTTTGCCGACCTCAGCAGTGATCTGATCTCCCAGATCAGTCGGGTGGCGACCCAGTTCAGCCAACGGCTTCTGGGGATTCTCGGGGCCACGGTGGGCACCACGATCAATGTGCTGATAATCCTGGTGCTGGCGGTATTTCTGCTGCTTGGCGCCGACTCGATCGCCGCGGGCTTGCTGCAGTGGCTGCCGCCCCGGTGGCGTGGATTGGTGGGCTCGACGCTGGATCGCACCTTCCGTGGCTATTTCGCCGGTCAGGTGGTGCTGGCCCTGATCCTCAGCGCTGGACAACTGGTGGTGTTCACCGTGCTGGAGATCCCCTACGGCGTGCTCTTCGCCGTGCTGATCGGCTTCACTACGTTGATTCCCTACGCCAGTGCCCTGACCATCGTGTTCGTCAGCGCTGTGCTGGGCGTTCAGGACCCCCGCACCGGAATCGAGCTGCTGGCGGCGGCCATCGTCGTCGGCCAGATCGTGGATCAGGTGATCCAACCGCGACTGATGGGCAGCATCGTGGGGTTGCAGCCGGCCTGGTTGTTGATCGCCCTGCCGATCGGCTCCCGGCTTGGGGCCATCCTCGGTGTGGGCGATCTGTTGGGTCTGCTGCTGGCGGTGCCGGTGGCCAGTTGCGTCAAAAGCTTGGCTGATGCAGCCAGGACCGGCGTCAAACCGCCGGAATCACCCCCCGTTCCTGCAGCGCCTTGA
- the purE gene encoding 5-(carboxyamino)imidazole ribonucleotide mutase — MTVLPVFLVTTVLPRVAVVMGSDSDLPTMEPAAAILRELGVQVEVRVLSAHRTPLEMVAFAQAARSEGFGVIVAGAGGAAHLPGMVAALTTLPVIGVPVRSRALSGVDSLHSIVQMPGGIPVATVAIGGGLNAGLLAAQILSVADVALAARLADYRRRLHDAVAAKDARLLDLGSTAYLDGMSTP, encoded by the coding sequence ATGACAGTCTTGCCGGTCTTTCTCGTGACGACAGTTCTTCCCCGCGTGGCTGTGGTGATGGGCAGTGATTCTGATCTGCCGACCATGGAACCGGCCGCGGCGATCCTGCGGGAGCTGGGGGTTCAGGTGGAGGTGCGGGTGTTGTCGGCCCATCGCACCCCGCTGGAAATGGTGGCGTTTGCCCAGGCGGCCCGCTCTGAAGGATTCGGTGTGATCGTGGCCGGAGCTGGTGGTGCTGCCCATCTGCCGGGGATGGTGGCGGCCCTCACCACCCTGCCGGTGATCGGTGTTCCCGTCCGAAGTCGCGCCCTCTCTGGTGTGGATTCGCTGCACTCGATCGTTCAGATGCCCGGTGGCATTCCCGTTGCCACGGTGGCCATCGGCGGTGGCCTCAATGCAGGATTGCTGGCTGCTCAGATCCTGTCGGTGGCAGACGTGGCCCTGGCGGCCCGACTGGCGGACTACCGCCGCAGGTTGCACGATGCAGTGGCGGCCAAGGATGCCCGTCTGCTCGATCTCGGCAGCACGGCTTATCTCGACGGCATGTCGACCCCCTGA
- a CDS encoding N-acetylglucosamine-6-phosphate deacetylase, producing MRRITDVRLPAPLGSETKRPHWIGLNDEGRIVEIQPQIAGETCPGSSWHGDWLSPRSVDLQINGGLGLAFPELSAADLPRLIALLELLWADGVEAIAPTLVTCGIAPLRQALAVLHQARLQHQPGRCRLLGAHLEGPFLAEARRGAHPIEHLATPSLEALEQRIRGFESEIALVTLAPELAGADVLISALRQRNITVALGHSAAKAEQAGQAFEQGVGMLTHAFNAMPGLHHRAPGPLGEACRRGDIALGLIADGVHVAPTMAVLLQRLAPEQVVLVSDALAPYGLADGEHRWDERVLLVQNGTCRLEDGTLAGVTLPQLEGVKRLAAWSGAAGAAIWGATVAPRRVIGTAGALNDALLGQQLTNLLRWSQREGELHWGCAA from the coding sequence ATGCGACGGATCACCGATGTGCGTCTGCCCGCACCCCTCGGCAGCGAGACGAAGCGACCCCATTGGATCGGCCTCAACGACGAGGGCCGCATCGTTGAGATCCAGCCCCAGATCGCAGGTGAAACCTGCCCTGGCTCCAGTTGGCACGGCGATTGGCTGAGCCCCCGCAGCGTTGACCTGCAGATCAACGGTGGGCTCGGCCTGGCCTTCCCGGAACTGAGCGCGGCAGATCTGCCGCGGCTGATCGCGCTGCTGGAGCTGCTCTGGGCTGATGGAGTCGAGGCCATCGCCCCGACCCTGGTGACTTGCGGCATCGCCCCGCTTCGCCAGGCCCTGGCGGTGTTGCACCAGGCGCGGCTGCAGCACCAACCGGGCCGCTGCCGATTGCTGGGCGCCCATCTGGAGGGCCCCTTCCTGGCGGAAGCCCGCCGCGGTGCCCATCCGATCGAGCACCTCGCAACCCCCAGCCTGGAGGCGTTGGAGCAACGGATCAGGGGATTTGAATCAGAGATCGCCCTAGTGACCCTGGCGCCGGAGCTCGCGGGGGCCGACGTGTTGATCAGCGCCCTGCGCCAACGGAACATCACCGTGGCCCTGGGCCACAGTGCCGCCAAAGCAGAACAGGCGGGGCAGGCTTTTGAGCAGGGCGTGGGGATGCTCACCCATGCCTTCAATGCCATGCCAGGCCTGCACCACCGGGCACCGGGACCACTGGGGGAAGCCTGCCGCCGCGGGGACATCGCCCTGGGCCTCATCGCCGACGGGGTGCACGTCGCTCCGACGATGGCGGTGCTGCTGCAACGGCTGGCGCCGGAACAGGTGGTGCTGGTGAGCGATGCCCTGGCCCCCTACGGCCTGGCGGATGGTGAGCATCGCTGGGACGAACGGGTGCTGTTGGTGCAGAACGGCACCTGCCGGCTGGAGGACGGCACCCTGGCGGGAGTGACCCTGCCGCAGCTGGAGGGGGTGAAACGGCTGGCGGCCTGGAGCGGCGCAGCAGGCGCGGCGATCTGGGGAGCCACGGTCGCACCACGACGGGTGATCGGCACCGCTGGGGCCTTGAACGACGCGCTGTTGGGCCAGCAGCTGACCAACCTGCTGCGCTGGAGCCAACGCGAGGGGGAACTCCACTGGGGCTGCGCTGCTTAA
- the bchM gene encoding magnesium protoporphyrin IX methyltransferase: MAPDQLLEQKQAEKQEVKGYFETTGFDRWNRIYSESDDVNKVQRNIRIGHQKTVDEVLAWIKYSGELNDVSFCDAGCGVGSLSLPLAEMGAGSISASDISEAMAQEADRRARAAGLDMGKLNFFASDLESLSGSFHTVCCLDVFIHYPQQPAEEMVKHLCSLTEQRLIVSFAPYTPLLALLKGIGQLFPGPSKTTRAYTLKEEGIVKAAEACGFKLVRRSLNKAPFYFSRLIEFRKA; the protein is encoded by the coding sequence ATGGCCCCCGATCAACTGCTGGAGCAGAAACAGGCCGAGAAGCAGGAGGTGAAGGGCTACTTCGAGACCACGGGTTTCGATCGCTGGAATCGCATCTACAGCGAAAGCGATGACGTGAACAAGGTGCAGCGCAACATCCGCATTGGCCACCAGAAAACCGTGGATGAAGTGCTGGCCTGGATCAAGTACAGCGGTGAGCTCAACGACGTGAGCTTCTGCGATGCCGGCTGCGGGGTCGGCAGCCTCAGCCTGCCGTTGGCCGAAATGGGGGCCGGTTCGATCAGCGCCAGCGACATCTCCGAAGCGATGGCGCAGGAGGCGGACCGCCGCGCCCGCGCTGCTGGTCTGGACATGGGCAAGCTGAACTTCTTCGCCAGCGATCTGGAAAGCCTCAGCGGCTCCTTCCACACGGTGTGCTGCCTGGATGTGTTCATCCACTACCCCCAGCAACCAGCCGAGGAGATGGTGAAACACCTCTGCAGCCTCACCGAGCAGCGCCTGATCGTGAGCTTTGCGCCGTACACCCCTCTGCTGGCGCTGCTGAAGGGCATCGGCCAGCTGTTCCCCGGCCCCAGCAAAACCACCCGGGCATACACCTTGAAAGAAGAGGGCATCGTGAAAGCGGCGGAAGCCTGTGGCTTCAAGCTGGTGCGCCGCAGCCTGAACAAAGCACCATTCTACTTCTCGCGGTTGATCGAATTCCGCAAGGCCTGA